One window from the genome of Hoplias malabaricus isolate fHopMal1 chromosome X2, fHopMal1.hap1, whole genome shotgun sequence encodes:
- the LOC136676285 gene encoding RNA-binding protein EWS-like isoform X1: MASVTNYSGYNQASAQQAYGSYAAQPAQGYGQTAQQGYSQQDYSSYGQPAATESAYGQTAAAAGGYTQQQYGASYGQSAAPAAYGTPQAGAQGYTQSAQGYGTSGYASSAAAPAAQASYSGQQSYGAQTAYSSYSQQPAASAPQSAYGASTQASYTQAGYAQPQAGYQGQQAGYAGQQQAAYGAPQQAQSAGFPQQPNGSYGQHAAPQSYDQYSGYSQGGVSGGYSGSQQPPSRGGYPGAGDSPGPGRDSFDRGGMRGGPRGRAPMGRGGMGMAGDRGGFSKPGGHRDGADSEMGQQDDSENSTIYITGLTENATLPEMADFFKHTGPIRINRRLGQPAINIYTDRETGKPKGDATLSYEEPQVARAAVEHFDGKEFQGRRLKVSMARRKMVPGGMRGMPMRGGPDRGGMMGRGGERGGFPPRGGPRGGMGWNGPPGPNNIQKRAGDWECPNAGCGNQNFSWRTECNQCKAPKPEGLGPPDGGDRGRGMGRGGRGMDRGPPGMGGPVGMRGGWGDGGFRGRGGMDRGGFRGRGGPPMDRGGRRGMGPPGKMDGREHRQERRDRPY, encoded by the exons CAGGGATATTCTCAGCAGGACTACAGTTCCTACGGTCAGCCCGCTGCTACTGAATCTGCGTATGGTCAGACTGCTGCGGCTGCTGGAGGATACACTCAACAGCAGTACGGAGCTTCTTACGGACAGTCAGCTGCTCCAG CTGCGTACGGCACGCCCCAGGCAGGAGCCCAGGGCTACACCCAGTCGGCTCAGGGCTACGGGACCAGCGGCTATGCCAGCTCCGCTGCGGCCCCGGCTGCTCAGGCCTCGTACAGCGGTCAGCAGAGTTACGGCGCTCAGACGGCTTACTCCAGCTACAGCCAGCAGCCAGCTGCTTCTGCTCCTCAGAG TGCTTATGGTGCATCCACCCAGGCGTCCTACACTCAGGCAGGATACGCTCAGCCGCAGGCCGGGTATCAGGGGCAGCAGGCAGGCTATGCAGGGCAGCAGCAGGCTGCATACGGAGCTCCTCAGCAGGCTCAGTCTGCAGGATTTCCTCAGCAGCCCAACGGCTCTTACGGCCAACACGCTGCCCCTCAGAGCTACGACCAGTACA GCGGTTATAGTCAGGGTGGAGTGAGTGGGGGTTATTCTGGCTCTCAGCAGCCTCCCTCTCGTGGGGGTTACCCTGGAGCTGGAGACTCTCCTGGTCCAGGACGGGACTCTTTCGATCGCGGAGGCATGAGAGGGGGCCCCCGCGGCCGAGCGCCAATGGGCCGTGGAGGAATGGG CATGGCTGGAGACAGAGGTGGCTTCAGTAAGCCTGGTG GACACCGGGACGGAGCGGACAGCGAAATGG gTCAGCAGGATGACTCCGAGAACAGCACCATCTACATCACCGGACTCACCGAGAACGCCACGCTGCCCGAAATGGCCGACTTCTTCAAACACACCGGCCCCATTCGG ATTAACCGCCGCTTGGGTCAACCGGCCATCAACATCTACACGGACCGAGAGACTGGGAAACCCAAGGGAGACGCCACGCTGTCGTACGAAGAGCCGCAAGTCGCTCGAGCCGCTGTGGAGCATTTTGATG GGAAGGAGTTCCAGGGACGGAGGTTGAAGGTTTCCATGGCTCGGAGGAAGATGGTCCCTGGAGGAATGAGAGGGATGCCCATGAGAGGAGGTCCGGATCGCGGAG GGATGATGGGAAGAGGAGGTGAAAGAGGGGGATTTCCTCCTCGTGGGGGTCCCAGAGGAGGAATGGGCTGGAACGGACCACCAGGACCCAACAACATCCAGAAGAGGGCGGGAGACTGGGAGTGCCCAAACGC TGGCTGTGGGAATCAGAACTTCTCCTGGAGGACGGAGTGTAACCAGTGCAAAGCTCCAAAACCAGAGGGTCTGGGACCCCCTGATG GTGGTGACCGCGGGCGTGGAATGGGTCGCGGAGGCAGAGGGATGGACCGTGGACCCCCGGGGATGGGGGGTCCTGTAGGTATGCGTGGAGGATGGGGAGATGGAGGcttcagaggaagaggagggatgGACAGAGGAGGCTTCAGAGGAAGAGGTGGACCCCCCATGGACCGTGGAGGCAGAAGGGGGATGGGACCCCCAGGAAAGATGGATGGGAG GGAACACCGTCAGGAGCGCAGGGACAGGCCGTACTGA
- the LOC136676285 gene encoding RNA-binding protein EWS-like isoform X2 — translation MASVTNYSGYNQASAQQAYGSYAAQPAQGYGQTAQGYSQQDYSSYGQPAATESAYGQTAAAAGGYTQQQYGASYGQSAAPAAYGTPQAGAQGYTQSAQGYGTSGYASSAAAPAAQASYSGQQSYGAQTAYSSYSQQPAASAPQSAYGASTQASYTQAGYAQPQAGYQGQQAGYAGQQQAAYGAPQQAQSAGFPQQPNGSYGQHAAPQSYDQYSGYSQGGVSGGYSGSQQPPSRGGYPGAGDSPGPGRDSFDRGGMRGGPRGRAPMGRGGMGMAGDRGGFSKPGGHRDGADSEMGQQDDSENSTIYITGLTENATLPEMADFFKHTGPIRINRRLGQPAINIYTDRETGKPKGDATLSYEEPQVARAAVEHFDGKEFQGRRLKVSMARRKMVPGGMRGMPMRGGPDRGGMMGRGGERGGFPPRGGPRGGMGWNGPPGPNNIQKRAGDWECPNAGCGNQNFSWRTECNQCKAPKPEGLGPPDGGDRGRGMGRGGRGMDRGPPGMGGPVGMRGGWGDGGFRGRGGMDRGGFRGRGGPPMDRGGRRGMGPPGKMDGREHRQERRDRPY, via the exons GGATATTCTCAGCAGGACTACAGTTCCTACGGTCAGCCCGCTGCTACTGAATCTGCGTATGGTCAGACTGCTGCGGCTGCTGGAGGATACACTCAACAGCAGTACGGAGCTTCTTACGGACAGTCAGCTGCTCCAG CTGCGTACGGCACGCCCCAGGCAGGAGCCCAGGGCTACACCCAGTCGGCTCAGGGCTACGGGACCAGCGGCTATGCCAGCTCCGCTGCGGCCCCGGCTGCTCAGGCCTCGTACAGCGGTCAGCAGAGTTACGGCGCTCAGACGGCTTACTCCAGCTACAGCCAGCAGCCAGCTGCTTCTGCTCCTCAGAG TGCTTATGGTGCATCCACCCAGGCGTCCTACACTCAGGCAGGATACGCTCAGCCGCAGGCCGGGTATCAGGGGCAGCAGGCAGGCTATGCAGGGCAGCAGCAGGCTGCATACGGAGCTCCTCAGCAGGCTCAGTCTGCAGGATTTCCTCAGCAGCCCAACGGCTCTTACGGCCAACACGCTGCCCCTCAGAGCTACGACCAGTACA GCGGTTATAGTCAGGGTGGAGTGAGTGGGGGTTATTCTGGCTCTCAGCAGCCTCCCTCTCGTGGGGGTTACCCTGGAGCTGGAGACTCTCCTGGTCCAGGACGGGACTCTTTCGATCGCGGAGGCATGAGAGGGGGCCCCCGCGGCCGAGCGCCAATGGGCCGTGGAGGAATGGG CATGGCTGGAGACAGAGGTGGCTTCAGTAAGCCTGGTG GACACCGGGACGGAGCGGACAGCGAAATGG gTCAGCAGGATGACTCCGAGAACAGCACCATCTACATCACCGGACTCACCGAGAACGCCACGCTGCCCGAAATGGCCGACTTCTTCAAACACACCGGCCCCATTCGG ATTAACCGCCGCTTGGGTCAACCGGCCATCAACATCTACACGGACCGAGAGACTGGGAAACCCAAGGGAGACGCCACGCTGTCGTACGAAGAGCCGCAAGTCGCTCGAGCCGCTGTGGAGCATTTTGATG GGAAGGAGTTCCAGGGACGGAGGTTGAAGGTTTCCATGGCTCGGAGGAAGATGGTCCCTGGAGGAATGAGAGGGATGCCCATGAGAGGAGGTCCGGATCGCGGAG GGATGATGGGAAGAGGAGGTGAAAGAGGGGGATTTCCTCCTCGTGGGGGTCCCAGAGGAGGAATGGGCTGGAACGGACCACCAGGACCCAACAACATCCAGAAGAGGGCGGGAGACTGGGAGTGCCCAAACGC TGGCTGTGGGAATCAGAACTTCTCCTGGAGGACGGAGTGTAACCAGTGCAAAGCTCCAAAACCAGAGGGTCTGGGACCCCCTGATG GTGGTGACCGCGGGCGTGGAATGGGTCGCGGAGGCAGAGGGATGGACCGTGGACCCCCGGGGATGGGGGGTCCTGTAGGTATGCGTGGAGGATGGGGAGATGGAGGcttcagaggaagaggagggatgGACAGAGGAGGCTTCAGAGGAAGAGGTGGACCCCCCATGGACCGTGGAGGCAGAAGGGGGATGGGACCCCCAGGAAAGATGGATGGGAG GGAACACCGTCAGGAGCGCAGGGACAGGCCGTACTGA
- the LOC136676286 gene encoding claudin-23-like: MEACRERCVVRVPAIVILGLSLTPCGWIMVLTSMVVPHWRTVHNITGKDPDLILWQGLWDICHYYLDSADMVCNNQDEAYFDHRIIDTAQRMMVFSLLLTLIGLAVTVFGVRCWTVRPKWTAVCLGGFVIVCSGLLSIMPVAWYGHLLNDIDSPSPEVRLGFCIIFGYLGGILEVLGGFLLFVATWRYNGNGLNPSLSPQTENHQNLWQITVPSVTGGVGNNCSNPKQSLENNM; the protein is encoded by the coding sequence ATGGAGGCCTGCCGTGAACGGTGTGTCGTCAGGGTCCCTGCCATCGTGATCTTGGGCCTGTCCTTGACTCCCTGTGGTTGGATCATGGTGTTGACGAGTATGGTGGTGCCTCACTGGCGCACCGTCCACAATATCACCGGCAAAGATCCGGACCTGATCTTGTGGCAGGGGCTTTGGGACATCTGCCACTACTACCTGGACTCGGCGGACATGGTCTGTAACAACCAGGACGAAGCGTATTTCGATCACAGGATCATCGACACTGCTCAGAGGATGATGGTTTTCTCTCTGCTCTTGACCCTCATCGGTCTCGCCGTCACCGTCTTTGGCGTTCGATGTTGGACCGTCAGACCCAAGTGGACGGCCGTTTGTCTCGGTGGGTTCGTTATCGTCTGCTCTGGGCTTCTCTCCATCATGCCAGTTGCGTGGTATGGTCATCTCTTGAACGACATCGATTCTCCGTCTCCCGAAGTACGCCTCGGGTTCTGCATCATTTTTGGATACCTGGGAGGCATCTTGGAGGTGCTCGGAGGCTTCCTTCTGTTTGTGGCGACTTGGCGTTACAACGGGAATGGGCTCAACCCCAGTTTGTCACCACAGACTGAAAACCATCAGAACCTTTGGCAGATCACGGTGCCAAGCGTAACTGGAGGTGTCGGCAATAACTGCTCAAACCCCAAACAGTCACTGGAGAACAATATGTAG